One window of Manihot esculenta cultivar AM560-2 chromosome 17, M.esculenta_v8, whole genome shotgun sequence genomic DNA carries:
- the LOC110605268 gene encoding uncharacterized protein LOC110605268 isoform X3, whose protein sequence is MMQSSTSLHCYSTLLPSHHSLFFPLRLRFSSTASPSQLSFKPLRSYLHALRPLRSTDLHTGLATQEIVETAKSGAGFVEVGYISNVHGLQGEICVKPSTEFPELRFSKPGRRWLRQTVSGKDTIQEVELVEGRGHPGQKRWILRFGGIDAVEQARQLVGSTLLVREEDRPELEQGEFYTRDLVGMRVILKVMLHPSADVLEGAERLMPEETDLSGPLVWVPFVEAIVPDIDMTRRKMWITPPKGLLELNIRTDERSKKERRKLEWKERKKFQRRLIEAKKKLCEMEQKHVFDGLRYGEKSQRSLLADQIVGVNSKLLQQALQNIEMPSKRLSISELISAAKNKLTTSYLKLSKECFTPCVGEENLAANLQEKGVHLLSKDKVAIVLVVNDIEEERGRGDSPDVVGSKRTEDATFSVLQKSLSDDKKFLKMEDRASVPLLLVCPVQEIQSVKRLFSNNDYFGFDTDKVWFLEEEKLPIVSIPVEEQSKHKILMKSPWEILQSPIGSGGVISLLLSHKFREILSEMGVEYIEVCSVSQNYGLGDAPLLGFVNSCGAEIGIQIFEAMEISDESFDMIFSITFMKKLMQHMDKLQFSPILKQNSHVKMIDKEWIDVVPSSPNSYQFHCSIYSALSTCPLDNICLMEVTE, encoded by the exons ATGATGCAGAGCTCTACTTCGCTTCACTGTTATTCAACACTCTTACCTTCTCATCactctcttttctttcctttacgcCTTCGATTTTCTTCCACGGCCTCACCTTCACAATTGTCCTTCAAGCCTCTACGTAGTTACCTTCATGCCCTTCGTCCTCTTCGCAGCACCG ATCTACATACTGGTTTAGCTACCCAAGAGATTGTTGAAACTGCTAAGAGTGGAGCAGGATTCGTTGAAGTTGGGTATATATCCAATGTTCATGGGCTTCAAGGGGAAATTTGCGTTAAACCCAGTACTGAATTTCCCGAGTTACGATTTTCCAAG CCTGGAAGAAGATGGTTAAGGCAGACGGTTTCTGGCAAAGATACGATTCAAGAAGTTGAGCTGGTTGAGGGAAGAGGGCACCCTGGACAGAAGAGGTGGATACTTAGATTTGGAGGAATAGACGCAGTGGAACAG GCCAGGCAACTTGTTGGGTCGACTCTACTTGTGAGAGAAGAAGACAGGCCAGAGTTGGAACAAGGAGAATTTTACACTCGTGATCTTGTTGGCATGAGAGTGATTCTTAAG GTCATGCTCCACCCATCTGCTGATGTGCTTGAGGGAGCTGAAAGATTAATGCCAGAGGAAACAGATTTATCTGGTCCCCTTGTGTGGGTACCATTTGTTGAAGCAATTGTTCCAGATATTGATATGACAAGAAGAAAAATGTGGATTACACCTCCAAAAGGACTTCTTGAGTTAAACATACGCACTGATGAAAGGTCCAAGAAAGAAAGACGCAAGCTT GAGtggaaagaaaggaaaaaatttCAAAGACGCCTTATAGAAGCTAAAAAGAAATTGTGTGAAATGGAACAAAAACACGTGTTTGATGGATTAAGATATGGGGAAAAATCACAAAGAAGCTTGTTGGCAGATCAGATTGTTGGTGTAAATTCTAAATTGCTTCAGCAGGCATTGCAAAATATAGAGATGCCCTCCAAGag ATTGAGCATAAGTGAGTTAATCAGTGCTGCAAAGAACAAGCTAACAACAAGTTATCTGAAGCTATCAAAGGAATGCTTCACTCCTTGTGTTGGTGAAGAGAATTTGGCTGCAAATTTGCAAGAAAAAGGTGTCCATCTTTTGTCTAAAGACAAAGTGGCTATTGTGTTAGTGGTGAATGACATTGAGGAGGAGAGGGGAAGGGGTGATAGCCCTGATGTTGTTGGCTCTAAAAGAACCGAGGATGCAACCTTTTCCGTGCTTCAGAAATCACTCTCAGATGATAAGAAATTTCTGAAG ATGGAAGATCGTGCATCTGTGCCTTTGCTTTTGGTTTGCCCAGTGCAAGAAATCCAGTCAGTGAAAAGGCTGTTCTCAAATAATGATTACTTTGGGTTTGACACCGACAAG GTGTGGTTTTTAGAAGAAGAGAAGCTTCCCATTGTGAGTATTCCTGTAGAAGAACAGAGCAAGCATAAAATATTGATGAAGTCACCATGGGAAATATTGCAATCACCAATCGGATCTGGAGGCGTTATTAGCTTGCTTTTATCTCACAAGTTTCGAGAGATTCTCAGTGAAATGGGTGTAGAGTACATTGAG GTATGTAGTGTGAGCCAAAATTATGGCCTTGGGGACGCACCACTTCTTGGTTTTGTTAATTCATGCGGAGCAGAAATTGGAATCCAAATCTTTGAAGCCATGGAAATTTCAGACGAAAGTTTTGACATGATATTCTCCATAACATTTATGAAGAAGTTGATGCAACACATGGATAAACTCCAATTCTCTCCAATCTTAAAGCAAAATTCCCATGTCAAGATGATCGATAAAGAGTGGATTGATGTTGTCCCATCATCTCCTAACTCGTACCAATTTCATTGTTCAATTTACAGCGCCTTGAGCACATGTCCACTTGATAATATTTGCCTAATGGAAGTAACTGAATAA
- the LOC110605268 gene encoding uncharacterized protein LOC110605268 isoform X1, with product MMQSSTSLHCYSTLLPSHHSLFFPLRLRFSSTASPSQLSFKPLRSYLHALRPLRSTDLHTGLATQEIVETAKSGAGFVEVGYISNVHGLQGEICVKPSTEFPELRFSKPGRRWLRQTVSGKDTIQEVELVEGRGHPGQKRWILRFGGIDAVEQARQLVGSTLLVREEDRPELEQGEFYTRDLVGMRVILKETGDHVGTVVNVFNSGASDLLQVMLHPSADVLEGAERLMPEETDLSGPLVWVPFVEAIVPDIDMTRRKMWITPPKGLLELNIRTDERSKKERRKLEWKERKKFQRRLIEAKKKLCEMEQKHVFDGLRYGEKSQRSLLADQIVGVNSKLLQQALQNIEMPSKRLSISELISAAKNKLTTSYLKLSKECFTPCVGEENLAANLQEKGVHLLSKDKVAIVLVVNDIEEERGRGDSPDVVGSKRTEDATFSVLQKSLSDDKKFLKMEDRASVPLLLVCPVQEIQSVKRLFSNNDYFGFDTDKVWFLEEEKLPIVSIPVEEQSKHKILMKSPWEILQSPIGSGGVISLLLSHKFREILSEMGVEYIEVCSVSQNYGLGDAPLLGFVNSCGAEIGIQIFEAMEISDESFDMIFSITFMKKLMQHMDKLQFSPILKQNSHVKMIDKEWIDVVPSSPNSYQFHCSIYSALSTCPLDNICLMEVTE from the exons ATGATGCAGAGCTCTACTTCGCTTCACTGTTATTCAACACTCTTACCTTCTCATCactctcttttctttcctttacgcCTTCGATTTTCTTCCACGGCCTCACCTTCACAATTGTCCTTCAAGCCTCTACGTAGTTACCTTCATGCCCTTCGTCCTCTTCGCAGCACCG ATCTACATACTGGTTTAGCTACCCAAGAGATTGTTGAAACTGCTAAGAGTGGAGCAGGATTCGTTGAAGTTGGGTATATATCCAATGTTCATGGGCTTCAAGGGGAAATTTGCGTTAAACCCAGTACTGAATTTCCCGAGTTACGATTTTCCAAG CCTGGAAGAAGATGGTTAAGGCAGACGGTTTCTGGCAAAGATACGATTCAAGAAGTTGAGCTGGTTGAGGGAAGAGGGCACCCTGGACAGAAGAGGTGGATACTTAGATTTGGAGGAATAGACGCAGTGGAACAG GCCAGGCAACTTGTTGGGTCGACTCTACTTGTGAGAGAAGAAGACAGGCCAGAGTTGGAACAAGGAGAATTTTACACTCGTGATCTTGTTGGCATGAGAGTGATTCTTAAG GAAACTGGTGACCATGTGGGAACTGTGGTTAATGTTTTTAACAGTGGAGCAAGTGATCTTTTGCAGGTCATGCTCCACCCATCTGCTGATGTGCTTGAGGGAGCTGAAAGATTAATGCCAGAGGAAACAGATTTATCTGGTCCCCTTGTGTGGGTACCATTTGTTGAAGCAATTGTTCCAGATATTGATATGACAAGAAGAAAAATGTGGATTACACCTCCAAAAGGACTTCTTGAGTTAAACATACGCACTGATGAAAGGTCCAAGAAAGAAAGACGCAAGCTT GAGtggaaagaaaggaaaaaatttCAAAGACGCCTTATAGAAGCTAAAAAGAAATTGTGTGAAATGGAACAAAAACACGTGTTTGATGGATTAAGATATGGGGAAAAATCACAAAGAAGCTTGTTGGCAGATCAGATTGTTGGTGTAAATTCTAAATTGCTTCAGCAGGCATTGCAAAATATAGAGATGCCCTCCAAGag ATTGAGCATAAGTGAGTTAATCAGTGCTGCAAAGAACAAGCTAACAACAAGTTATCTGAAGCTATCAAAGGAATGCTTCACTCCTTGTGTTGGTGAAGAGAATTTGGCTGCAAATTTGCAAGAAAAAGGTGTCCATCTTTTGTCTAAAGACAAAGTGGCTATTGTGTTAGTGGTGAATGACATTGAGGAGGAGAGGGGAAGGGGTGATAGCCCTGATGTTGTTGGCTCTAAAAGAACCGAGGATGCAACCTTTTCCGTGCTTCAGAAATCACTCTCAGATGATAAGAAATTTCTGAAG ATGGAAGATCGTGCATCTGTGCCTTTGCTTTTGGTTTGCCCAGTGCAAGAAATCCAGTCAGTGAAAAGGCTGTTCTCAAATAATGATTACTTTGGGTTTGACACCGACAAG GTGTGGTTTTTAGAAGAAGAGAAGCTTCCCATTGTGAGTATTCCTGTAGAAGAACAGAGCAAGCATAAAATATTGATGAAGTCACCATGGGAAATATTGCAATCACCAATCGGATCTGGAGGCGTTATTAGCTTGCTTTTATCTCACAAGTTTCGAGAGATTCTCAGTGAAATGGGTGTAGAGTACATTGAG GTATGTAGTGTGAGCCAAAATTATGGCCTTGGGGACGCACCACTTCTTGGTTTTGTTAATTCATGCGGAGCAGAAATTGGAATCCAAATCTTTGAAGCCATGGAAATTTCAGACGAAAGTTTTGACATGATATTCTCCATAACATTTATGAAGAAGTTGATGCAACACATGGATAAACTCCAATTCTCTCCAATCTTAAAGCAAAATTCCCATGTCAAGATGATCGATAAAGAGTGGATTGATGTTGTCCCATCATCTCCTAACTCGTACCAATTTCATTGTTCAATTTACAGCGCCTTGAGCACATGTCCACTTGATAATATTTGCCTAATGGAAGTAACTGAATAA
- the LOC110605268 gene encoding uncharacterized protein LOC110605268 isoform X2 — translation MMQSSTSLHCYSTLLPSHHSLFFPLRLRFSSTASPSQLSFKPLRSYLHALRPLRSTATQEIVETAKSGAGFVEVGYISNVHGLQGEICVKPSTEFPELRFSKPGRRWLRQTVSGKDTIQEVELVEGRGHPGQKRWILRFGGIDAVEQARQLVGSTLLVREEDRPELEQGEFYTRDLVGMRVILKETGDHVGTVVNVFNSGASDLLQVMLHPSADVLEGAERLMPEETDLSGPLVWVPFVEAIVPDIDMTRRKMWITPPKGLLELNIRTDERSKKERRKLEWKERKKFQRRLIEAKKKLCEMEQKHVFDGLRYGEKSQRSLLADQIVGVNSKLLQQALQNIEMPSKRLSISELISAAKNKLTTSYLKLSKECFTPCVGEENLAANLQEKGVHLLSKDKVAIVLVVNDIEEERGRGDSPDVVGSKRTEDATFSVLQKSLSDDKKFLKMEDRASVPLLLVCPVQEIQSVKRLFSNNDYFGFDTDKVWFLEEEKLPIVSIPVEEQSKHKILMKSPWEILQSPIGSGGVISLLLSHKFREILSEMGVEYIEVCSVSQNYGLGDAPLLGFVNSCGAEIGIQIFEAMEISDESFDMIFSITFMKKLMQHMDKLQFSPILKQNSHVKMIDKEWIDVVPSSPNSYQFHCSIYSALSTCPLDNICLMEVTE, via the exons ATGATGCAGAGCTCTACTTCGCTTCACTGTTATTCAACACTCTTACCTTCTCATCactctcttttctttcctttacgcCTTCGATTTTCTTCCACGGCCTCACCTTCACAATTGTCCTTCAAGCCTCTACGTAGTTACCTTCATGCCCTTCGTCCTCTTCGCAGCACCG CTACCCAAGAGATTGTTGAAACTGCTAAGAGTGGAGCAGGATTCGTTGAAGTTGGGTATATATCCAATGTTCATGGGCTTCAAGGGGAAATTTGCGTTAAACCCAGTACTGAATTTCCCGAGTTACGATTTTCCAAG CCTGGAAGAAGATGGTTAAGGCAGACGGTTTCTGGCAAAGATACGATTCAAGAAGTTGAGCTGGTTGAGGGAAGAGGGCACCCTGGACAGAAGAGGTGGATACTTAGATTTGGAGGAATAGACGCAGTGGAACAG GCCAGGCAACTTGTTGGGTCGACTCTACTTGTGAGAGAAGAAGACAGGCCAGAGTTGGAACAAGGAGAATTTTACACTCGTGATCTTGTTGGCATGAGAGTGATTCTTAAG GAAACTGGTGACCATGTGGGAACTGTGGTTAATGTTTTTAACAGTGGAGCAAGTGATCTTTTGCAGGTCATGCTCCACCCATCTGCTGATGTGCTTGAGGGAGCTGAAAGATTAATGCCAGAGGAAACAGATTTATCTGGTCCCCTTGTGTGGGTACCATTTGTTGAAGCAATTGTTCCAGATATTGATATGACAAGAAGAAAAATGTGGATTACACCTCCAAAAGGACTTCTTGAGTTAAACATACGCACTGATGAAAGGTCCAAGAAAGAAAGACGCAAGCTT GAGtggaaagaaaggaaaaaatttCAAAGACGCCTTATAGAAGCTAAAAAGAAATTGTGTGAAATGGAACAAAAACACGTGTTTGATGGATTAAGATATGGGGAAAAATCACAAAGAAGCTTGTTGGCAGATCAGATTGTTGGTGTAAATTCTAAATTGCTTCAGCAGGCATTGCAAAATATAGAGATGCCCTCCAAGag ATTGAGCATAAGTGAGTTAATCAGTGCTGCAAAGAACAAGCTAACAACAAGTTATCTGAAGCTATCAAAGGAATGCTTCACTCCTTGTGTTGGTGAAGAGAATTTGGCTGCAAATTTGCAAGAAAAAGGTGTCCATCTTTTGTCTAAAGACAAAGTGGCTATTGTGTTAGTGGTGAATGACATTGAGGAGGAGAGGGGAAGGGGTGATAGCCCTGATGTTGTTGGCTCTAAAAGAACCGAGGATGCAACCTTTTCCGTGCTTCAGAAATCACTCTCAGATGATAAGAAATTTCTGAAG ATGGAAGATCGTGCATCTGTGCCTTTGCTTTTGGTTTGCCCAGTGCAAGAAATCCAGTCAGTGAAAAGGCTGTTCTCAAATAATGATTACTTTGGGTTTGACACCGACAAG GTGTGGTTTTTAGAAGAAGAGAAGCTTCCCATTGTGAGTATTCCTGTAGAAGAACAGAGCAAGCATAAAATATTGATGAAGTCACCATGGGAAATATTGCAATCACCAATCGGATCTGGAGGCGTTATTAGCTTGCTTTTATCTCACAAGTTTCGAGAGATTCTCAGTGAAATGGGTGTAGAGTACATTGAG GTATGTAGTGTGAGCCAAAATTATGGCCTTGGGGACGCACCACTTCTTGGTTTTGTTAATTCATGCGGAGCAGAAATTGGAATCCAAATCTTTGAAGCCATGGAAATTTCAGACGAAAGTTTTGACATGATATTCTCCATAACATTTATGAAGAAGTTGATGCAACACATGGATAAACTCCAATTCTCTCCAATCTTAAAGCAAAATTCCCATGTCAAGATGATCGATAAAGAGTGGATTGATGTTGTCCCATCATCTCCTAACTCGTACCAATTTCATTGTTCAATTTACAGCGCCTTGAGCACATGTCCACTTGATAATATTTGCCTAATGGAAGTAACTGAATAA